The Lactuca sativa cultivar Salinas chromosome 2, Lsat_Salinas_v11, whole genome shotgun sequence genome includes a window with the following:
- the LOC111916057 gene encoding cysteine-rich receptor-like protein kinase 2: MNLKQMEKSLLSWRLACLMVVMMFLSMAKPVTSQTSSDRNSTLMRYYCSQYFGMNETYFYQNLNTTLSSLRRQLLVNRVRYALARTLLNGESVWGLASCRGYVSNTNCVACFDYAVSQLRVCGRGNGAHAFYNDCDVRYENNNFYADANIRAGIVICGNITSPQQTEFRKTVEGLISDLRTATPRTSDFYAASTRALPDRSGTVYGIAQCNQNLSQSVCEDCLNSRYSSLDDCLPNTNGRAIDNGCFMRYSSTPFFGQNQTTNITPLLWDGNSNNKRSIIGGVVGGVCLLLLVLAFVLWRLRSKKTSRSQQDKSTGSTELLQGPARYSYNDLKVATENFSDDYKIGGGVFGEVYKGTLKDGETVAIKKTVMASTRGKIHFDDELKIISNVHHRHLIRLLGYCSKGPLLFLVHEFMDNGSLDQFLYGDKSRNLSWRQRFEIIFGTARGLAYLHEQYHVTIIHRDIKTSNILLDDELQPKIADFGLIRLLPEDKTHLSTKLAGSLDSGYVAPEYAIHGQLSEKVDTYSFGIVVLEIISGKRCDDVIDDKSVNLSLLDHAWNLYENGTHVNLIDNRLDASEYAAEDVMKIIEIALMCTQSQVSARPAMSEVVTLLSDKSVDEIPPVRSTFHEDDIKIPIDTSISLSSNATASTVQVSGR; encoded by the exons ATGAACCTGAAACAAATGGAAAAAAGCTTGCTCTCATGGCGGCTGGCTTGtctgatggtggtgatgatgttCCTTTCCATGGCAAAGCCTGTGACATCACAGACATCTAGTGATAGAAATAGCACTCTGATGAGATATTATTGTAGTCAATATTTCGGTATGAACGAAACCTATTTCTACCAGAATCTCAACACCACCCTTTCTAGCCTCCGCCGGCAGCTGTTGGTGAACCGTGTACGCTATGCTCTTGCACGTACTTTGCTCAATGGAGAGTCCGTTTGGGGCCTTGCTTCATGCCGGGGATATGTCTCCAACACCAATTGTGTTGCTTGTTTTGACTATGCTGTCTCTCAGTTGAGAGTTTGTGGGCGTGGCAATGGAGCTCATGCTTTTTACAATGACTGCGATGTCAG GTACGAGAATAATAACTTCTATGCGGATGCCAACATTCGGGCTGGTATAGTAATATGTGGTAATATAACATCGCCGCAGCAAACAGAGTTCAGAAAAACGGTAGAAGGATTGATATCAGATCTTCGAACAGCAACACCAAGAACATCAGATTTTTATGCAGCTTCCACAAGGGCTTTACCTGATCGTTCTGGAACAGTTTACGGAATTGCTCAATGCAATCAAAACTTAAGCCAAAGTGTTTGTGAAGATTGTTTGAATTCAAGATATAGTTCTTTAGATGATTGTCTTCCCAACACTAATGGTCGAGCTATTGACAATGGTTGTTTTATGAGGTATTCCAGCACTCCGTTTTTTGGGCAAAACCAGACAACTAATATCACACCTCTCCTTTGGGATG GAAATTCAAACAACAAGAGATCCATAATTGGGGGAGTCGTTGGAGGTGTATGCCTTCTTTTGCTTGTTCTTGCATTTGTCTTATGGCGTCTTAGATCAAAAAAGACAAGTCGTAGCCAACAAG ATAAATCAACTGGATCAACTGAGTTGTTACAAGGTCCAGCAAGATATAGCTACAATGATTTAAAAGTAGCCACAGAAAACTTTAGTGACGATTACAAAATTGGAGGTGGGGTGTTTGGTGAAGTATATAAG GGCACTCTAAAAGATGGGGAAACTGTTGCAATTAAAAAAACAGTTATGGCCTCCACTAGAGGAAAAATACACTTTGATGATGAACTTAAGATCATTAGCAATGTTCATCATCGGCATCTTATTCGACTTCTTGGATATTGTAGCAAAGGGCCTCTTTTATTTCTTGTCCACGAGTTCATGGACAATGGTAGTCTTGATCAATTCCTTTATG GTGACAAATCAAGGAATCTAAGTTGGAGACAGAGGTTTGAGATTATCTTTGGGACAGCAAGAGGTCTTGCATATCTACATGAACAGTATCATGTTACAATCATTCATAGGGATATAAAAACGAGCAACATTCTCCTTGATGATGAACTACAGCCTAAAATTGCAGATTTTGGGTTGATAAGGCTCCTACCAGAAGACAAGACTCATCTTAGCACCAAACTGGCAGGGTCTTT GGATAGTGGTTATGTAGCACCAGAATATGCCATTCATGGGCAGTTGTCTGAGAAAGTGGATACATACAGCTTTGGTATTGTGGTCCTTGAAATCATTAGTGGTAAAAGGTGTGACGATGTCATAGATGATAAATCAGTTAATCTAAGCCTCCTTGATCAT GCTTGGAATCTATACGAGAATGGAACACATGTGAATCTAATTGACAACAGGCTAGATGCTAGTGAATATGCAGCAGAAGATGTAATGAAGATCATAGAGATAGCGTTAATGTGCACTCAGTCACAGGTTTCTGCAAGGCCGGCAATGTCTGAAGTGGTTACGCTTTTAAGTGACAAATCTGTAGATGAAATACCACCAGTAAGATCTACGTTTCACGAAGATGATATAAAGATTCCAATTGATACCTCGATATCATTGTCCTCTAATGCCACTGCCTCCACTGTTCAAGTTTCTGGCCGTTAA